In the genome of Thermoproteus tenax Kra 1, the window GGAGCACGTGGGGCGCCAACACCTACACAGAGTTCTAGCCAGAGTTATAGGAGAGGGCGGGCGCGCCAAGTCCACTATAGAGGCCTTAACAGGGACCAAGATCGCTGTGACAGACAGGTATGTGGCGATACTAGGGCCTCTCAACGCAGTATCTGTAGCCAAGGAGGCCATCATGATGCTCATAGAGGGGAAGAAACACGGTACTGTCTATCGTTATATCCAACGCTCTATTCGCAGTTATTGAGTCGCCCTCTCGACCTCCGCCTCCTTCTGCACCTCTGCTATACCTTCAGTCTTGGGATAGGCCAGAACCTTTATCTTGGCCACCTCGACCTTCCTCATAGGATATATCTTTTTGGCTGCCAAGAAGAGGTCTGCCGCAAATGCGCCCTGCAGAACCTCCTTCAATAAAGCATCTATATCAAGCGAGGGCACCTTCTGCGCCACCACCGACGAGAAGGCCTTTCTTATCGCCGATTTTCTACTAGCGCTTGTTTTAAATGCAGTAATGCCCAATATAGTGAACCTCAGCCTCCAACCGTCCCTAGTCGCCACATCGATGTGTGCCACCACCTTGCTTGTGCCCTTCCTTATCAGCGACCTGAGATAATCTCTAGATAGCTCAAGACCCTTGAACCTAGTATAAGCGTTGCTCCCATCCACCCGGTTTATCTGGAGCTTTATCTTGATCGGAAGGTGCGAGATGTCCTTAGTTAGATCGAAGAAGGAGATCTCGAGGGTCCTCGCCAGAAGCTTCGAGGCCTCTGAAGCGGGGACCTCGGCCACGGCGGCTCCCCCCAAATATGAGGGCGTGTACACGGTGTACCACCTCTTCGTTGCCCATACGTCCTTCTTTGAGATCACTACCTTCTCCTGTTGCGTCGCCTGTTGCCGCTCGGCCACGAGCCCTCACGGATGTAGGGTATAAATACATTGGCCCTCCGGAGGGGCCGGGCACGTTAGAGCGACCGAGCCACTTCCCCGACTACCTTCAGAGACCTTAATATTTCGTCCAATGTATTCTTCAACGTCATCACATCATCGTGGACTATGGTCACGATGTATCGGCCGTCGCGGCACTGATGTCTTATCTCGAGACCCTCGGGCGCGTCCACATCGTCAGGCGCAAGCGCTAGAGAGATGTCACAAGGCAAGTCCGTCTCTACCTCGACTACTATTTTATTAGCTCCAACAGATCCGGCCATTTGTCCCTGGGAAGATATATTAGGAACCCCCAACTGTAGGCGGTTGTCTGACCGAGGCTTTTCGCCTTCTCTAACAATGTCTGAACCTTCTGC includes:
- a CDS encoding 30S ribosomal protein S3ae, translated to MAERQQATQQEKVVISKKDVWATKRWYTVYTPSYLGGAAVAEVPASEASKLLARTLEISFFDLTKDISHLPIKIKLQINRVDGSNAYTRFKGLELSRDYLRSLIRKGTSKVVAHIDVATRDGWRLRFTILGITAFKTSASRKSAIRKAFSSVVAQKVPSLDIDALLKEVLQGAFAADLFLAAKKIYPMRKVEVAKIKVLAYPKTEGIAEVQKEAEVERATQ
- a CDS encoding KEOPS complex subunit Pcc1, which translates into the protein MAGSVGANKIVVEVETDLPCDISLALAPDDVDAPEGLEIRHQCRDGRYIVTIVHDDVMTLKNTLDEILRSLKVVGEVARSL